The nucleotide window atttaaaaatcaatgctaCCTCTGACCTAAGGTGCTTCCTAGCCACAGCAGCATTTTCAGGGGAGGTCAAGAACTACAGTTAAGGTCCaagaaacaacccaaaacaaACCCAAGTAAGTGGAGACAATTTTCTGCATCACTACCACCAGCACCTGTTCAGAGTATCAGGTCACTGCCTTTTACAGCAGGTTGGTACAAAATCCGTGCCGTGAAAATCCTCAGCCACCCAGAGGAAAAGGTACAAAaggaattatattaaaacaatgacaaacttggaggaaaaagaattaaaatattccaTCCAAAAGATCCTTTGTTTTGCCCTTGAGCAACCTAAAAAAATGAACTGTGTTTTATATCCCCAAGTAAGAGAGGTATTTCCTGGAAGCGATCAGTGCCCAGCGCTTGCAGCCCAAGTCCATGTATACTCCTGTTCCATCAGTCCCAATCCTGAAGCCACAAAAATTCCTCTgttagagaaagggaaaaatccGTATCAGGACGAAGCTactgaggaagagaggaaggcgGGTCTTCAGTGGGAGAACTGCCTGCTGTCAGATGACTTCCTGCTGATGTGTTTGAAGATTCTGGACTTCTCCACCTTCCTGGCTTTCTGGTAGCCGAATCCGCCGCCTCCACCTCTCTTCTTCAGCTTGCCGTCATTGCTGTTCACGTCTAATGGCGGATGTTAAGGAAATCAAGCAACATGCAGATAATGAACTCCCACCTAACATCCACACAGAGAACGAACCAGTGTGTTCACCCCTCCTCTGCTGCCACACCCCCTCCCTGCACCATGAAAATGTCAACATAAGCCTATGTGACATTTCCAGGAAGTCTGGAATGGCCCCTTGATGTGGCCTAAAATTAGCAGCTCTGACTTTTAGGCCTAAGGTAATGGTCCTGTTAACTGTGTTCTCCACACAATGAAACCGAAGACAATTACTTATAAGGAGTCCAGAGGTAAATTAGCAAGTTTACACACCACCCTCCGTGTCAAAACAAATGACTTTCACCTCTGTTCTGACTGCATTCAGGAATGTTATAGTGACTGAAGGAGTCCTTCCTTCCACATGATTCAGCAAGCATTCATCACGACAGACGTTCACGCACTGCCTACGATGAGGCCAGTGACCCCAAATCTTGTTGCCTCGGGAGTCCGTGCCAGAGCGTTGGCTGGCCTCACTCTAGCTGGTTGTTTCCTCTGCGGAAAACGTGATCAACCTCACAGAAGCAACTGGAGGGGTTTCCTTTGCCTTTTACCCTGAGTAgcacttagattttattttcttttgctaatctTGCAACTTCCCTGTATGAAATCCTTCAATGGCTCTAAGCGGATAAAAACTCTAAGGTCTCATCTCCTATCTTCAGCTCCAGGACGTGCTGGTCTCCACAGACCTCAGATCTCATACAGGGAAGCCTCATAACCACCCAAGCCCTGCAATTTTACCCCTCTGCATTTCTCTCTGGCCTTCACTGTTGGCCAGTTAAACTCCTTTGTTTTTACAGGCCAAATCACAAGCTGTCTTGTTTTTGCAATCCCCACTGTGACAACTAATCCCGGCCTACTTTGTGCTAGCCCTGACAAGCAGTGACCAGAATGCATTCCCGGGCTTCCAGACCTCAGGCGGAGCACATACCCAACCAAGTGCTAGGCCCGAATGCCCCTGTCAACCTTCTGTCCCTTAGTTCCTGGATGAATTCCTAACAACAAAGGATACTCAGATCAACGAAAGGAGGCACCTTGAAACCAAAGGACAGAGCAACTTGAGGCAAATTTAAGTTATTAACGTTAAAGATCTGTTTCAGAGAATGAGAATCATATGCTCGAATGTAGGACTTATATGCTTCCTGGGCTGACTTATGAAGGAAGTAGTTCTTTTCAATCAATTTttcaagctgaaaagaaaaaagagacatcaGTGTCAGTAATAATACAAAAGCAGACTTCCTATATATTATTAGAACAAAACCACCCTATAAAAAAACACATGTTCCAAAACATCTGCTCCAAGTTTCGTAATATTTGCGAAACCAGGATGGGGGAAGAATAATGTCCAAGTTCTTGTAAGGTATGAACTAGAATGAGGCGGGGAACCCTGGAATGTGGTACCCAGCACAGCAAGAACCCTAGAAGAACACGGTTCAAACCACTGGTTTTATGGAAAGGGGAGACTCAGAGGACAACTACCAATGAAATACTATAAAGGCAGTGCCCCGGATAAGGCTACCTCTTAcccacaaaacagaaacaaaacacaaagcgtACCTGAGACTGAATGTCAGAAATCTTGGACCAGGAAAACTCAAATTCACTTAATGGAACctagaaaacaaaagcatgaaGATTAGTCAACCAGGGTAGATCAACGTTGAGACTTTCAGATGAACGAGCAGTGCCAAGTGTCCCACGAAGAGCCGGGAAAAGCCGGAGCCGATGCAGCTGAGGAGGAACTGAAGAGAAGGACAGACAACCAGGCCTGTGCAGCTCCCTCATCACAGCTGCTCCTCTGGTGTCCCGAAGCCAATGGGAAAGTCTTATCTTCCCTCTGCTAACTTCACAAGAACTGGGCTGGGGAACCTTCCTGAAAAAAAGTCAAGGAACTGGACAGGGACAGTGGATCCATGAAGCCCTTTTCTACGTAAGGATCTCTGGATGCCCCATGAGGCAGCCCGATGCTTCCAGTCAAAAGGACCGCTGGCTCCTCCCTCCGTGTCGGGAGAGCTGTCCTGGCCGCAAGCTGTCCTTTGTGATGGCCGGAGGTCGTGATGACCACAAACTCCTACAGGAAGGATCTCTCACCAGCCGTCACTTACCAGATAACTGCAAAAATGGCAGACCTCCGAGAGTGCTAGAAAAATAGCTGCCCCGGTCCCACCCCGAGCCTGCAATCTTGCAGGGAGCACAGGTAAAGGATAAAACAGCTGGATGAGCACAGGTGCTGTGGAACATGAACGCCAGGAGATCAGGGACGGCTTCCCAGAAGACAGCACAGCTCGCTGAAACCAGAGGCATTCTAGAGATCCAGGCAGAGAGCATTCCAGAGAAAAGGTGTAAGGGCCATTTCTGGAAACTGCACGTACGTGCAGGGTAGAGGAACATCCACCTGGCAGGACTGTGCCAAGGGGGGGCCAAATGTCAGGAGAAGGCCTGACTGGTGTGCACAAGACTGAGCAAAAAGGAGGCCATTCGGGATTCTAACGAATTCAGGTTTGGTGGATGGAATGAGGCCAGAGCCAGATTAGGGTGTGTTGCGGCTCACGGTGACTGGACACTGTATAGCGAAAATAAAAACCGCTTtccaaagcagaaggaagaaaggcaaccAGCAGCAGCCACGacggagggaggggaagaaggacagTGGGTTTAGGGTCGAAGCTGTTGTTTTAGTGGGAGATCGGAGATGGTCACAGGAGAGACTGGAGGTAAAACAGAGTCGATGAAtagaagacagaaggaggaggaagaggcaagaGTGAATGGAGTCTGGGTGAAAACGACGCTACAGCAGGGCGGCAGGTGGAGGCGACAAGTGTGACGCAGCTCAGAAGGGGCAGAGGTTTCAAACAGGGCTCTAGGCAAAGGGAGGCGCCAGGAGACACGACAAGCACGGTGGATCAACAGAGGCCCAGGGCTGTGCCTGTTTCAGGCCAGCCCCGCATCACGGTCACCTGTCCAACCGCTCTTACTGTTCCCACAGCAGCAGTGACTCCCGACACCTCAGACCCATCCAGAAATGGTGCTTAAGGCCATGGGCACTGGCACACAGCTCCTACCAAGAGGGATCTGTCCCCAGCTTAAGATTTTCCAAACTGGTATCTTTACCTTGGATTGCCTCAAGTAACGAAGGAAACCCAATTCTTCAGGGCGCAAAATGAGCAAGGCCTGCCCTCTTCCGTTCAGGCCTCTGGCTGTTCTTCCCACACGATGAATATATTCCTGTGGTGGAGAGAGGAGAACCTGAATTAATACACCAACTTCCACGGGAACCTGTTTTTCCAGGATCCGCACGTGGAGGACAGAAGCATGTCAGCACATCTGGATGAAAAGGTGCTCCTCCCCTGGGACCGTGCCGCACGCCCCTTCCCCATGTCCCCAGCTTCCGCATGCACCATCACCAGAGAGCTAACAGGGCAATGCCCGAGGCCGACACTCACTGGTCACTGGACATGATATTCACATTAACTCTATgatctaagaaaaaaatgactattttaattttttcaaaatacttatttttgagagagacagagcgtgagcaggggaggggcagagagagagggagacacagaatccgaaacaggctctaagactgtcagcacagagcctgacgcggggcttgaactcacaagcagcgagatcatgacctgagccaaagtcagacccttgaccaactgagccacccaggtgtccccaaaaatGACTATTAATACTAAGTGTGCTTCatcttcaaaataactttttcaaCATGTTTTGATGCTACGTGACGATTTACGTAATCTATCTCTTGttgaaagtatttaataaaacttaataCATAAGCTACAAAATCTTCTCTATTTGTGGaagcaaattttatttccttctaaaacCAGTTACTGCTCTTAACAGACCATTTCAAGTACATGAATTCCTGACTTCAGTATCACTGAGGCCTCTCAAATCTTGCACATCCACTTTGGGTCAGCAAAAGCCCTAACCACCATCAGCACCAGAGAAATACTATAGTcagtatacaataaaaataaaacatgccttgaggggcgcctcggtggctcagtcagttaggtggcccactcttggtttcagctcaggtcatcatctcacggtttgtgagtctgagccgagttgggctccacacccacAGTGCACACCCTGCTTGCAACTTTTCtcgtgtgcgtgctctctctctgaatgaataaatttttaaaaacacatgactGGAGTAACTAAGGGGTAAACCTTTGAATATGAAATAGTTATTTCTCAGGGAAACTGGGATGTTTATTCTTTAATGTACAGCCATTGTGGAGAAGCTCTGAGGATGCCAGTTACCTTGGGGTCATCTGGAGGGTCATATTGCACAATCCAGTCGACTTCAGGGATATCCAGCCCTCTGGCCGCCACATCTGTACACAACAATATCCCTGAATCTGCATTGCAGAACTGGAAGAACGTGGTTGTACGCTTATTCTGCTTCTGCCTTCCCTAGAATCGAATCAAAACATCCATTAGAGCTGGAAACTTGAGGTCATTCCTGGGAGATCTGGAGGTACAACCCCCAAGCTGTGGAACTATTAACCTACATTTCACTTTCACTCTCTGGCCTGTATCCTATTTCCCTAAGTGGATGGTATCTCTTACCCCTCTGTGGTCCTCACCCCTCTACACCCAGCAAAGCTCCCTCCACGTGGGATCGTTCCAGATTTAGAAAGAGCGATACTGCAAACCCCACAATCCATATAACTTGGTAAGTGCAACTGTGCTAAATAAACTCATGATAATCACTTACGTGAATGGCCAAGACAGGCAAATCGATGTAGTTCAGCAACTCGTAGTGGTATTTCACGGACAtacaggaggaaaagaagaccatcagtttcttcttccGGTTCTTCTTAAGGAATGTAAACAGGAGGAGGAATCTCTTTTCGGAGGGACAAACAACATATCCCTAGAAGTGGTCCAAGTGAACAGGTAAAAATATTCAGACGCTTGCGGCTTTATGAACCAATATGATTTGAGGGAGAGCACATATACGCATCACATACTGCACCGTCCTGCCTTACCCACAGCAATTACTATCTCCATTACAACAGAGCATTCCTAAAATGAGActaattttagttcttttggCTCCTTTTACTGGGTGCAATCACTAGATACTAAATGCTTCTCATATCTCTGAGATTGCAGACTTCTGCTTACCAACAGTTTGTGTAATCATGATACGGTAACATCTCTGCTCATTGGGAACCCTCAGAGCATATcaatgcttcatttttaaaaaggtccttAAAAGCAAGATCTCAAATAACCATAGACTAAGTGCACTGTCCTAAACAAAATAACAAGGCTGACTGAACgtatttcttaaaatacacaGCCAACGAAAAGACCTTAAGCtagattatttgaaatattttattcatcaaatgACTCAATCTTAAGGTtctttttttactgaaaaatttttttttactatttatttttgagacagagacaaagcatgagtgggggaggggcagagagagagagagagggagagagtcacagaatccgaagcaggctccaggctctgagctgtcagcacagagcccgacgtggggctcgaactcacggactgtgagatcatgacctgagccgaagtcagacgcttaaccaactgagccatccaaatgcctctttattaaaaatttttaatgtttatttatttttgcgagacagaTATAGAGCgcaagaggaggagggcagagagagagggagacacagaatccggagcaggctccaggctccatgccgtcagcacacagccaatgcggggctcaaactcatgaactgcaagaccatgacccgagccgaagttggtggCTTTATAgagtgagctgcccaggtgcccctaaggttctatttttaatccacCTCGTTTGGATCTGTCACCTCACTTCCAATTTTTCACAGCAGGGCTCCTGAAACCAGCCTCTCCATCTGCGAAGTCACCTTGCATCTTAGAGCAAAGTATTAAAtgacaatgacttttttttaactgcatgtGCAACTGGTGGTGATTAATGTCTCCCATGTGGCAGGCAATATTTAAGAGACAGAATAAAGACAGCTGACCATATTATTCAGAGTTTAAGATACTTGATAGATACCAGGAGAGCCAGCAATCCAATACCCAAGTTTACTATATTTGAAGTAAAAGTTCATTAATCCATCTGCTTTTGGGATGATCCTCCAAACAATTACAAGGGCACAGAGATGAGCCGTAAATGTAAGATGTAGACAAAAAGTACCTGCTCAAGACCATCCACTGTTGCATTAGCTTTATCATCATCAACACCAACGTACAATGGCTCCTTTTTCAGAGAAATCCTTGCCAAGTCTTCAACTTTTCGAGTTTGTGTGGCGGAAAAGAGCATGGTCTGCCTGCGAGCTGAAACAGATACACATAAATAACCCAAAGGTTTCAGGGAATTTTTAGAACTGCCTCACAACTAGAAATGCTGAGGAGAATTATCAGGAATGGGACATGTGGCATCACTACAGATGTTAAGGGAATATCACGAACAACTGTATGTCCGtgaatttgacaacttagataaaatggagaaatggcTAAAGCTCacttcaaaagaaacagaaaacctatATAGTTTTGTAGTACCTATTACAGACATCACAGCCAAAATCATCACATAAAGGAAACTCTAGCCCCAAGTATCAGGTGAAtcctatcaaacatttaaggaaaaaatgttaCCAATTCCTCCCAATCAATCTCTCCAGGACTTGAAGAGTTTttacttcccaattcattctttgaagccagccattaccctgataccaaacccAATAATGATTCGTGAGCACAGATGCAAAATTTCTGAATACAATTTTAGCAAAGATGAATGCAGCATATAAAATGTAGCATCACGACCAAGTGGTGATTACTCCAGGAATGCAGGGTTAgcttcatgtttaaaaaataccaatacAATTTActttattaacaaatttaaagaaaaaacatctaatcattttattattttttttaacgtttatttttcagagagagagagagagacagaaagagagagagacacacaatgcgagtgggggagaagcagagggggagggagacacaatgcaaagcaggctgcaggctccaggctctgagtctgacacagggctcgaactcacaaaccatgagatcatgacctgagctgaagtcggtgctcaaccgactgagccacccaggcgccccaacatttgaTCATTTTGATAGCCACGgtaaaagcatttgataaaatttaacatctgtttttttaactttataaaaaatttattttgagggagagagaaagcatagctggggaggggcagagagaaggagagacaatcccaagcaggttccacgccatCAGCGTAGAacctgatgcaggtctcgaactcagactgtgagatcatgacctgagctgagatcaagagtcagatgcttaaccatgtGCCACCTAGGCGTACCATTAACATCTATTTCTTATGGTGATGTTACTGTTCTGTTTTATGCTGTTACTGCAATTTCATTTTCAATGGTTTGGAAGCCATTTTTGTGACAAAAAAATGCTCATACTGTACATTATCTGCAGCATGCCATTCTGgattaataaaagtaatttagcATGtgcagataaacagaaaaaaatctcagcaaaccAGGTACAGAAGCAATCATCTTCATCCTCCATCTGGTAAAGGGTATCTacaaaaaaatctacagctaacatcatacttaatggtcaaagactgaatgctttcttcTCTATGATCAAGAGTAAGACAAAAGATGtctactcttgccacttctaCTCAGTACCGTAttggaggttctagccagtgcaatcaggcgagaaaaaaaaactaagaattttatttacttttaaatttatagagGGTACAATTGCTTATGTAGAAAATTTAGTGGGTAGCTTCATCTGGAGGGTCATAATGAACAATCCAATTGAATATAGTTAATTACTTTGCGAGATACAGGaccaatacacaaaaatcaactgcatttgTGTACACAAGCCATGAACAAGTTCAAgttgaaattttaatgaaatactcAGGGGTAAATCTAATAAAAGACGTGAAAAAAATCTATCCACTGGAAACTCAAACACTGTTGAGAGAAAATAAGGAGCAAATAAATGCAGGCAAACCTTATTAATGGGTTGAATGATTTAACAGTCTTCTACCAATGATCTGTATTTGGTACAGTATCAACCATGATCCCAGAGGTTTATGGGGTAGAAGTGGACagactgattctaaaatttatacagaaatgcaaaggggAGAATAgccaaaaacaattttgaaaaagaatggaGTTGGGGTTAATACTACCTAGTTTCAAGACTTATTAGAGAACACGGAACCCACctattgctgatgggaatgtaaaatggtacaagcTAAACACGCACCAGCCACCCTGCTCCCAGGGGTGTGGTGTACTCATTTGATGGAATGCATCTCAAGAATACAAGAAAGTACTGCCACATGCAACAGCTTGGATGAATCGCAAAAGAAACCGGACAAAAGAGttttactgtatgattccattcataactctctagaaaatgcaaactgatcTATAGTGACAAAAAGCAGATCAATGGTCACCTGGCAGAGAAGTGTGTGAGCTGTTGGAAGCGGTGAGGGCGTTCCTtctgaaggggggagggagggattatTACTAAGGCACACAGAGGACTTTTGTCCGTTATGGAGATGTTCACTGTAgcgattgtggtgatggtttcataggTGTAAACATGTCAAAACTCACCAAACTGAATCCTTAAAATATGTACAGActgtatcaattatacttcaataaagcattaaaaaacaaaccacgATAAATGGAATCACGGCCTTATTACAGATATAAGAAGTTTTAAATGTTACAAATACTATAACCGAGGTATGTGACACGTTTGTGGCTACCTGGGAGATGTTCGGTTGGGTGAGAAAAAGagatggggtggtgggggcaAACGGGAGTGAGAAATACCTCAGAACTGTCTAACTTACGTTATAATCTCTAAAATGGCAAAACCACCGTATTAAGTTACTGCTAAGTCTGACGCTTGTCCCACAAACTACCTCTCCTCAGCACAACTACTGCACTTGGCTGTATTAAAATTCTGGCATTAGGAGGAACCCTCTCTTGCTCCCAACAACCACTTTGCAAACCCTCGCAGATATTACTGACTTACTTGGCAGaagtttaataatttgttttaattcctcTTCAAACCCAACATCCAAGATACGATCAGCCTCATCAATAACCAGACACTGGAGATTTTTATACATAAACCCTGGGGTGTTCTACCaagacaaaggcaaagaaaaacgCGTTAGCCGTGAGGTTTATGTTTCACACAAGACAATGAGACAGGCGCCTCATCATAGTGTTGTCTCACCTGCATATGGTCCAGGAGACGGCCTGGTGTGGCCACAATGATGTTGATCCCATTACCAAGTTTCTGTGCTTCAGCGGATCTGTTGCTGCCACCCATTATCAATCCGTATGTGTGAACGTGGTGCGTCATCAGCTCCTTGAGAACGCCAAAAGTCTGCATGGCTAGTTCCCTAGTAGGTGAGAGAATAAGAACGCCTGttcctaaaaagcaaaaaaccataTACGGTAAAAGTCGTACTGGAGGTACTGCCAGTAGTCAGTAACAATTATGATAAACTTCCAGTTAGATATTGGCAAAAACGATCAGATCAGAGACTCACCATTCCTAGGCATGAACTTTAACTTAACAATGAGTTCAACTGCAGGAATGAGAAATGCCAGAGTTTTACCACTGCCTGTTTTTGCAGCTGCTAGAAGATCCCTAAATATTAAAAacggaaaggaagagagagatattTAGTCTCCCTATTGAATACCTACCACATACCATCACATTTTAGGCATTAAAGCTAGAAcgtgaataagaaaaataaagtccctAGTTTCTTTATCACCAAAATCAATCACAAGTTAAATACCTGGGAAATAAGAATTGTgctataaaacagaaatgaactctttttttttcaaacaccaGTAACTTAGACTTTAATGAAGCGTGGATTATCAACCCAACACAGTGCAAAATCCACAGAACATACTGGCATTTTCTTTCTAAACTACTAGCACTAAAATAGACAGCAACGCCCAAACATCAATCAACGTTAATCATACCTGCCTTCCAGAAGTGGTCGGATACTTTTATGCTGAATTTCAGTCATGTTTGTAAAACCCATTTCTTTTATTGCCCTCAGAGTGTTCTCACTGACAAGATCAGTAAGAGAAGCAAATGAAGTGTCCTCAAAAGCTCCTAAGCAAAAGATATCTTATCATTagtaaatttatctttttaagtagTTAGTAGTGCTACAGTTACGTAATCAGTTTTGCTGTTTGAAGACATTTCTGGGTGGGAATCAAGCTTGGAAGAGCTTCTTCTAGTGAAAAAGACTAAACCCCAACCACTGCTATGTAATACTAAGACAAAGACCCTTACTTTTGAAGTTTCTCCACTGCTGATGGCTGTGTGAAATCCAGAACCCACATCCTAACAACAGTAAAAGATGGAGGGGGGATGTAACTGAGGGACTTGTATGAAACGCTAATGCCAAGGATGGCGGTGGTTCAGagggaaatgaaatgtttaaacaaTCTGAAATAAAACGTGAAGGCATCCAGCATAACAAAAATGGAGTGGAAAGTCAATCAAAAGAGCTGTTAATCTCATTCCAGAAGGACAACTGAGAAGGTCAGCTGTAGCCACACACCATTTAGACTGAACCCACATGCCGAATGTGCAGTGGTGCTTCAGCAGGGGAAggcatcaaaatcacctggagtGCTCCCGCCCCAAGCAGGGGCTTGTTAGCCAGGTGCTGTTCAACCCTGCCACTGCTGACATTTTGGGCTGAGTAACACTTTGTCCCGAGGGGCTGTCCTCTGCATTACTGGATGTTCTGCAGCCTCCCTGACCTCTAGCCACTAAATGCCAGTAGCCTGTCTCCAGTTCTGAAAACCAAATGTGTTGATAGTCAACCTTGACGGTGTGCCTGGGACGGAGGAGGTTTATGGGATGCAGGACCTCGAATGCTACAACTGGTCAAGTTCTGGGTAAACCGGCACGGCCTGGTCACtgccctggttgagaaccactgccatcATCTTTGCAATTTTGATTAAGCCAGCCTGGGGTTAGGCTTCAACATTTTAACAACtgaaaaacccaaaccaaacaacTCAAGTAACCCCTAGACACTTCTGGTTTGGAGCCAGCGATTCTAGTCTCAACTCTCGACCTTCTAAAGAAAACAGAGGCCAGAGGACATTATGCTGGCAAAAGGCCGACAATAACACGACTCTCACCCTTCCTTATTTGTAACTGGGCAGGTAGCAAACCTCTGATCGCCAGACTTCTGGGCCAATGGCTTTCCTAGTGCAAAATGGAATGAGCTTTAGAAAACAacaaaccaggggtgcctgggtggttcagtcagttaagcatgtgacttcggctcaggtcatgatctcacggtccaggagtttgagccccgccccggggctctgtgctaacagctcagagcctcaagcctgcttcgtattctgtgtctccctctctctctctctgcccctcctctggttgcactcggtctctctctctcaaaaataaataaaaccttaaaaaaaaaaaaaaaaaaaaaaaaaaaaaaaaaaaaaaaaaccaaaggaacaaaaaaccccagaaccTGTTTCTGTGCACATCAAAATATTTAGTGTCAGGAATGCAAGTAAACGAAGAACTAAGGCGCACAGTGTGCCAAGATAAAGCAGTAGCTGGCTGACAAGTATTTCTTGTCAATACTCTTTTTCTAGGTAAATTAAAAGTCGCAACTGAAATTTCAAATGCTCTAATTCAGAAAGGCATGGCATTTTTCAGGTC belongs to Panthera tigris isolate Pti1 chromosome C1, P.tigris_Pti1_mat1.1, whole genome shotgun sequence and includes:
- the DDX18 gene encoding ATP-dependent RNA helicase DDX18, with amino-acid sequence MSHLPMKLLRKKIDKRNLKLRQRNLKLQGASDVSLSETQNGAYEKLSEETVGSGKVKKSLKRSVNVDLSEARNGEMAKETVENVQVKKKKKKKSTVIINGEAATQPPNSESKKKKKKKKRKTVGDAGPDTKKAKTEDKGESEEDVQAPEETENHVEKPDDQEEDAEVPSLPLGLTGAFEDTSFASLTDLVSENTLRAIKEMGFTNMTEIQHKSIRPLLEGRDLLAAAKTGSGKTLAFLIPAVELIVKLKFMPRNGTGVLILSPTRELAMQTFGVLKELMTHHVHTYGLIMGGSNRSAEAQKLGNGINIIVATPGRLLDHMQNTPGFMYKNLQCLVIDEADRILDVGFEEELKQIIKLLPTRRQTMLFSATQTRKVEDLARISLKKEPLYVGVDDDKANATVDGLEQGYVVCPSEKRFLLLFTFLKKNRKKKLMVFFSSCMSVKYHYELLNYIDLPVLAIHGRQKQNKRTTTFFQFCNADSGILLCTDVAARGLDIPEVDWIVQYDPPDDPKEYIHRVGRTARGLNGRGQALLILRPEELGFLRYLRQSKVPLSEFEFSWSKISDIQSQLEKLIEKNYFLHKSAQEAYKSYIRAYDSHSLKQIFNVNNLNLPQVALSFGFKVPPFVDLNVNSNDGKLKKRGGGGGFGYQKARKVEKSRIFKHISRKSSDSRQFSH